Proteins encoded by one window of Agarivorans sp. Alg241-V36:
- a CDS encoding formate dehydrogenase accessory sulfurtransferase FdhD produces MLKPKQHSNLELALARENATSAKASYITGIQRFSANANHAHQIQQDCLAIEEPLQLSLQWFCQRRQQYQQRPLSLTMRTPGDDVALALGFLQSQNIIESLSDVQDIRFAQGATTKQPYDYNHLELELARHVQFDWAALERNFASYSSCGLCGASSLKALALRQPAELDIREGWLAESLIYQLPSLLQEQQALFKQSGAVHGAGVWANGQYLSIAEDIGRHNALDKVLGQLLLAPKQLARSVLVLSGRVSFELMQKALVAKLPVVVAVGAPSSLALSVAKQFNITLIGFTKNSQFNVYHAPWRISKEGGSLYES; encoded by the coding sequence ATGCTAAAGCCTAAACAACATTCAAACCTTGAATTAGCCTTAGCACGAGAGAATGCTACTAGTGCTAAGGCTAGCTATATCACTGGCATTCAACGCTTTTCTGCTAATGCCAATCACGCGCATCAGATTCAGCAAGACTGTTTAGCCATAGAAGAACCATTGCAGCTTAGTTTGCAATGGTTTTGTCAGCGTCGCCAGCAATATCAGCAACGTCCACTTAGCCTTACCATGCGCACCCCCGGTGATGATGTGGCCTTAGCCTTAGGTTTTCTGCAAAGCCAAAATATTATTGAGTCACTTAGTGATGTGCAGGATATTCGATTCGCTCAAGGCGCAACCACCAAGCAACCTTATGATTACAACCACTTAGAGCTAGAGCTGGCTCGGCATGTCCAGTTTGATTGGGCCGCGCTAGAGCGCAATTTTGCTAGCTATTCAAGCTGCGGTTTGTGTGGTGCAAGTTCGCTTAAAGCCTTGGCATTACGCCAACCCGCCGAGCTAGATATTCGCGAAGGCTGGCTGGCGGAGTCCCTTATATATCAATTACCTAGTTTGCTCCAAGAACAACAAGCCCTGTTTAAACAAAGCGGCGCGGTGCACGGCGCTGGGGTTTGGGCAAATGGCCAATACTTGAGTATTGCCGAAGATATTGGCCGACATAACGCCCTAGATAAAGTGCTAGGCCAGTTATTGTTAGCACCAAAGCAGCTGGCGCGAAGTGTGTTGGTATTAAGTGGCCGCGTGAGTTTTGAATTAATGCAAAAAGCGCTGGTGGCTAAACTGCCAGTAGTAGTGGCTGTTGGTGCGCCGTCTAGCTTGGCTTTATCGGTAGCGAAACAATTTAATATCACCCTCATTGGCTTTACTAAAAATAGTCAATTTAACGTTTATCATGCCCCGTGGCGAATAAGTAAAGAAGGTGGAAGCTTGTATGAGTCATAA